The Allorhodopirellula heiligendammensis genome includes a window with the following:
- a CDS encoding leucine-rich repeat domain-containing protein, giving the protein MRKILWGVLLITAALTVVVVANIAIRVRAAQQQGTIVSQVHALGGKVRYDFDFVQPPPPKSILHSVFGDDFVGHVIEVDFSNQPIGDADLVILNDLPTMTRLGLYDTDISDDGLKTVGTFHQLEFLWLDGTPVTDDGIEHLVELQNLTELLVQYTAITDGAMAHISRLQNLQHLSLGETVITDDGIAKLRRMDLTALKLDGTNVTDECAETLDQFRNLEHLDLFSTQVTDRLILDTCHWSKLWLLRIHDTAISDASVPALSRLKSLRHASLSETMISDAGVQKLQDALPGAEIHR; this is encoded by the coding sequence ATGCGGAAGATTCTCTGGGGCGTTCTTCTGATTACCGCTGCATTGACAGTCGTTGTTGTCGCTAACATCGCAATTCGAGTCCGTGCCGCACAACAACAAGGGACAATCGTTTCACAGGTACATGCACTCGGCGGCAAAGTTCGATACGACTTCGATTTCGTTCAACCGCCACCTCCCAAGAGCATACTCCACTCGGTTTTTGGTGACGACTTTGTGGGTCACGTCATTGAGGTTGACTTCAGCAATCAACCTATCGGCGATGCTGATCTTGTCATCCTCAACGATCTCCCGACGATGACTCGTCTTGGGCTTTACGACACCGACATTTCTGATGACGGACTTAAGACGGTCGGGACGTTTCACCAGCTCGAATTCTTGTGGCTCGACGGCACGCCGGTCACCGACGACGGGATCGAGCATCTCGTTGAACTGCAAAATCTGACGGAATTGCTAGTGCAATACACAGCGATCACCGATGGCGCGATGGCCCACATTTCGCGACTACAAAACCTTCAGCATCTTTCCCTGGGTGAAACTGTGATTACCGACGATGGGATCGCGAAACTGCGACGCATGGACCTAACTGCCTTGAAACTCGACGGAACGAATGTTACTGACGAATGCGCCGAAACGCTCGACCAGTTTCGCAACCTCGAACATCTCGATTTGTTCTCGACACAGGTAACCGATAGACTGATTCTCGACACGTGCCATTGGTCAAAGCTTTGGCTGCTGCGAATACATGATACCGCGATTTCGGACGCATCCGTTCCGGCTTTGTCACGATTGAAATCGCTTCGACACGCCAGTCTTTCGGAGACAATGATCTCTGACGCGGGCGTGCAGAAGCTTCAGGACGCTTTGCCGGGTGCGGAAATCCATCGCTAA
- a CDS encoding multicopper oxidase domain-containing protein gives MNSYRILNPNPGAPADSPDRRRNELLPRVWSLLEFKNYELEEYDTAFGPNAWRIGKSLSGWRTTINGQFEPIIQVNSGKLQRFRFIHAGVRDPINVQFTMIPDNAIDSSDPTDAKYDVEAVNDEGMREFARDGIPLDSMRQTDSISLFPGYRSDALVRFSNTSNKPQYHIMWNGPTDTSLDPQNPFAVKGPEVLGIVKVMPGSPLEIEPWPSMHDFARVRKPTPIDPRDVVGLQTIHVGAGGFAINNMRYDPTAEPKKLQLGRTDQWELSSRGFGSHPFHIHVNPFYVVSKTTRMTNDEEIVTPVGEWKDTLFVLAADGRVGEKLVTYNTLTNYKRYIGEFVLHCHILDHEDQGMMMKVAVENSAYALGTRLAEPYVAPDWSLPNVAGDQTSIEDLAGEQATVIVFLQAQSCSACNEQMQMFKNRAADFAGKKANIVFVAPQMKEASFPETGFPLPVVFDHELSVFEQYKAYVPVHQSVLHGAFILDAEHRVRWREISDKPMFDVELLLHEIDALRD, from the coding sequence GTGAACAGTTACCGAATCTTAAATCCAAATCCAGGAGCGCCGGCTGATTCGCCTGATCGACGTCGTAATGAACTGCTTCCTCGCGTTTGGTCGCTTCTTGAGTTCAAGAACTACGAACTGGAGGAGTATGACACCGCCTTCGGTCCGAACGCTTGGAGGATCGGGAAGAGCCTTTCTGGGTGGCGGACAACCATCAACGGCCAATTTGAACCAATTATTCAGGTCAACTCGGGCAAGCTCCAGCGGTTTCGGTTCATACACGCTGGCGTACGCGATCCGATCAATGTGCAATTTACAATGATTCCAGATAATGCGATTGATTCAAGTGACCCGACAGATGCAAAGTACGATGTCGAGGCGGTCAACGACGAAGGAATGCGAGAGTTTGCCCGCGACGGAATCCCATTGGACTCAATGCGTCAAACAGATTCCATCAGCCTCTTCCCAGGATATCGCAGCGATGCACTAGTGCGATTCTCCAACACATCCAACAAGCCCCAGTATCACATCATGTGGAACGGGCCCACCGATACCAGCCTTGACCCACAAAATCCGTTTGCCGTGAAAGGCCCCGAAGTTCTGGGGATCGTAAAAGTCATGCCCGGCTCGCCGTTGGAGATTGAGCCATGGCCGAGCATGCACGATTTCGCCAGGGTCCGCAAGCCAACTCCAATCGACCCGAGAGATGTCGTTGGTCTGCAAACCATTCACGTCGGTGCGGGAGGGTTTGCAATCAACAACATGCGATATGATCCGACGGCCGAGCCGAAAAAGTTGCAACTGGGCCGTACTGATCAATGGGAATTGTCGTCACGCGGCTTTGGCAGCCATCCGTTTCATATTCACGTGAACCCATTTTATGTCGTATCCAAAACAACTCGAATGACAAACGATGAGGAAATCGTCACGCCCGTCGGCGAATGGAAAGACACGCTCTTTGTACTCGCAGCCGATGGACGGGTTGGGGAAAAGTTGGTGACGTATAATACGCTGACGAACTACAAACGGTATATTGGAGAATTCGTGCTACATTGCCATATCCTGGATCACGAAGACCAGGGAATGATGATGAAAGTTGCCGTAGAAAACTCGGCTTACGCACTGGGAACAAGGCTAGCAGAGCCGTATGTTGCTCCCGACTGGTCGCTACCCAATGTGGCGGGTGATCAAACGTCCATTGAAGATTTGGCGGGTGAACAGGCTACTGTGATTGTTTTCTTGCAAGCACAGTCGTGTTCCGCTTGCAACGAGCAGATGCAAATGTTCAAGAACCGTGCAGCTGACTTTGCCGGTAAGAAAGCGAACATTGTGTTCGTCGCTCCCCAGATGAAGGAAGCGTCATTCCCAGAGACCGGATTTCCTTTGCCCGTGGTCTTTGATCACGAGTTAAGTGTTTTCGAGCAGTATAAGGCCTACGTGCCCGTGCACCAATCGGTGCTGCACGGTGCGTTCATCCTGGACGCAGAGCACCGAGTTCGTTGGCGTGAAATCAGTGACAAACCAATGTTCGATGTTGAACTACTTCTTCATGAAATCGACGCATTGCGAGACTGA
- a CDS encoding ISL3 family transposase, producing MPSFKENSHIFFAGTYMSTSLLYHSFGIRGYRQTRIEPTGGVXRFHVHPNEKSIXCSSCXSSNVIKRGVTQREFRXSPIGLKQTVIVXTLPRLQCRDCGVVRQIKVGFADARRSYTKNWANYALQLTRSMTIKDVADLLGVTWDVIKEIKKDDLRRRFANPSLKDVRRIAIDEICIGKGHRYVTLVMNLDSGAIIFVGDGKSAESLVPFWKRLGRRRHRIEAVAMDMSSAYISAVRGNLPKADIVFDRFHVVKLMNEKLTTLRRQLYQEATADEKLVLKGSGWLLLKNPENLSEDRDEVAHLAAALKLNEPLATGYYLKEELRLFWGHTFRWPAQLFLRSWCRRATATGLSPLKTMAKTLTRLEEGLLSYFKHRISSGPMEGTNNKIKTLQRQSYGIRDREYFELLPYSLHLKKYALVG from the coding sequence ATGCCATCCTTCAAAGAGAATTCTCACATCTTCTTTGCAGGAACGTACATGTCCACCTCCTTGTTGTATCACTCTTTCGGCATTCGTGGCTACCGGCAGACTCGAATCGAGCCCACCGGAGGCGTNANACGGTTCCATGTNCATCCAAATGAGAAGTCGATCTGNTGTTCCTCGTGCCANAGCAGCAACGTGATCAAACGAGGCGTCACGCAACGNGAATTCAGGTGNTCNCCGATCGGATTGAAGCAGACCGTCATTGTCGNCACTTTGCCACGTCTGCAGTGCCGCGATTGCGGGGTCGTTCGTCAGATCAAGGTCGGCTTTGCCGATGCTCGTCGNAGCTACACCAAGAACTGGGCCAACTACGCATTGCAGCTCACTCGCAGCATGACAATCAAAGACGTTGCCGATCTTCTCGGTGTCACATGGGACGTGATCAAGGAAATCAAAAAAGACGATCTCAGGCGACGATTCGCCAATCCTTCCCTGAAAGACGTTCGGCGGATTGCGATCGACGAGATCTGCATCGGCAAAGGGCATCGCTACGTGACACTGGTAATGAACTTGGATAGTGGAGCGATTATCTTCGTTGGAGACGGGAAATCGGCTGAATCGCTGGTTCCCTTTTGGAAACGCTTGGGGCGTCGGCGGCATCGAATCGAAGCGGTGGCAATGGACATGTCCTCGGCCTACATCTCGGCGGTGCGCGGGAACCTCCCCAAGGCCGACATCGTCTTTGACCGCTTTCATGTGGTGAAGTTGATGAACGAGAAGCTGACCACGCTGCGTCGACAACTGTACCAAGAGGCGACGGCCGACGAGAAATTGGTGCTCAAGGGGAGCGGCTGGTTGCTGCTGAAGAACCCCGAGAATCTGAGCGAGGATCGGGACGAAGTGGCTCACTTGGCAGCGGCGCTGAAGCTCAATGAACCGCTGGCCACGGGATACTATCTCAAAGAGGAGTTGCGATTGTTTTGGGGGCACACCTTTCGATGGCCTGCGCAGTTGTTCTTGCGGTCATGGTGCAGGCGAGCCACCGCGACGGGACTTTCACCATTGAAGACGATGGCCAAAACCCTGACGCGGCTTGAGGAAGGGCTGTTGAGTTATTTCAAACACCGGATTTCTTCTGGACCGATGGAGGGCACCAATAACAAAATCAAGACGCTCCAACGACAATCCTACGGCATTCGTGATCGCGAATACTTCGAACTACTGCCTTATTCGCTCCATCTGAAAAAGTACGCTTTAGTCGGATGA
- a CDS encoding DUF1559 domain-containing protein — protein MNQSHSKSGSIRPLRYGMTLIELLIVFAIMALLASLLTGAVQNARESARGTQCMNQQRQLALGIQMHASKHGYLPSNGGNDGTSTVRSASGDQVRIGTYTLAADRQFWWGVGLPGAAPPQQTGSWAYAILPSLEQTEAYQSVRVESAGPLFRCPSRTRANPLVPRDDSYGRYSAGDRAWAKTDYAGNRRVMLNFPDAQPLSAIVDGLSNTLGTGEKAFDPIIQTETSWYYDEPIFSGGSNGTVRSGLLIERDGPGARYQDNWGSAHPGGALFSRLDGSTVFLTSSVDGELFRSLIAPKDGAR, from the coding sequence ATGAACCAATCTCATTCGAAATCGGGTAGTATCAGGCCGCTTCGCTACGGCATGACCTTGATTGAACTGCTGATCGTATTTGCCATCATGGCGCTGCTGGCGTCGTTGCTCACCGGTGCCGTCCAGAATGCACGTGAGTCAGCTCGAGGCACCCAATGCATGAACCAACAACGACAATTGGCGTTGGGCATTCAAATGCACGCCTCCAAGCACGGGTATTTACCCAGCAATGGCGGCAACGATGGCACGTCCACGGTGAGGTCGGCCTCTGGCGATCAAGTCCGAATTGGCACTTATACGTTGGCCGCTGATCGACAATTTTGGTGGGGAGTCGGCCTACCCGGAGCCGCGCCGCCGCAACAAACGGGCAGTTGGGCCTACGCAATTTTGCCATCGTTGGAACAAACCGAAGCGTATCAGTCCGTCCGGGTCGAATCCGCCGGGCCGCTCTTTCGTTGCCCCAGCCGTACCCGAGCAAATCCATTGGTTCCACGGGATGATTCGTACGGCCGGTACTCTGCGGGCGATCGAGCATGGGCCAAAACGGACTACGCCGGCAACCGCCGGGTCATGCTGAACTTCCCTGACGCGCAGCCGCTCAGTGCGATCGTGGACGGACTCAGCAATACCTTAGGGACGGGGGAGAAGGCGTTTGACCCAATCATTCAAACAGAAACAAGTTGGTACTACGACGAACCGATCTTCAGTGGCGGCAGCAACGGGACCGTTCGCAGCGGTTTGTTGATCGAGCGAGATGGCCCCGGCGCACGTTATCAAGACAACTGGGGATCCGCCCATCCGGGTGGCGCCCTGTTTTCTAGACTAGATGGATCGACGGTATTCCTCACATCCAGCGTGGATGGCGAGCTATTTCGTAGCCTGATCGCCCCCAAAGACGGTGCGCGCTGA
- a CDS encoding glycosyltransferase family 39 protein has translation MVMIAMQSALLGWHAYRSSPVSDEYGHFYAGIRYWHHGDLHSFNVNPPLVRALGTLPAYLNWDELADFTPSFDMIDTLRSGALSRVSVRSEFPFGRELYATAPKRFQQQLFWGRLLVSLFAVAATVAVFRWGQTLYGVTQHNPSARKLSPYGSAIGLVAAGFWAFQPQVLAHGSLITNDIAVTAAMLVSSLCFGRWVRSLHWQDAALGGATLGLALSCKFTALLLCPIYLAFVIWRYCSTRQPRIIGQATLALAITLLVIALPYGFDGVGKPLGELKFSEDALYGQTNDEIASRFENAWFGGIPCPVPEQYLNGMDRQQSDFREGIISYAAGMNTTHGWWWFYLYSMLVKLPTGTLFAIAASLLYLIGRIFDRDHRWSISLDQVLIGCVAAAMIEITAYKSGFAQQHRYILPLYPFLFLLIVAPLARHYESKPGRIVNAGILVGLLATLIASIGIAPHWLGAFNTVSGGTENGHFHLFNDATDWGQDNDLVAHWIATHPQHRPLKLISSTGLGMGIREAYPEFAMLGRYNDPNQKWLIVSKSDLSRNPSLLHSLPTEPIEPIGASHLLFRVDNAAVPPIR, from the coding sequence ATGGTTATGATAGCGATGCAGTCCGCCTTGCTGGGATGGCATGCCTATCGTTCATCGCCCGTCAGTGATGAATACGGCCATTTTTATGCTGGAATCCGATACTGGCATCACGGAGACTTGCACTCGTTCAACGTCAACCCTCCCCTGGTTCGTGCTCTTGGAACTCTCCCTGCCTATTTGAATTGGGACGAACTGGCAGATTTCACGCCCTCCTTTGACATGATTGATACCCTGAGGTCGGGCGCCCTGAGCCGGGTTTCAGTGCGGAGCGAGTTCCCGTTCGGACGTGAGCTCTATGCCACTGCTCCCAAGCGGTTTCAACAGCAGCTATTTTGGGGACGACTTCTTGTCAGCCTGTTCGCGGTCGCGGCAACGGTGGCGGTTTTTCGATGGGGCCAAACGTTGTACGGGGTAACACAGCACAATCCGAGTGCGCGCAAGCTGAGCCCGTACGGGTCGGCGATCGGATTGGTTGCGGCCGGCTTTTGGGCATTCCAGCCACAAGTCTTGGCGCATGGATCACTGATCACCAATGACATTGCGGTGACGGCAGCGATGCTGGTTAGCAGCCTATGCTTTGGCCGTTGGGTCAGGTCGCTTCATTGGCAAGATGCAGCTTTGGGCGGTGCAACACTCGGGCTGGCACTGTCTTGTAAATTCACAGCACTGTTACTTTGCCCGATCTATCTCGCCTTCGTGATTTGGAGATATTGCAGCACCAGGCAGCCGCGCATCATCGGCCAAGCGACACTGGCGCTGGCAATCACCTTGCTGGTGATCGCATTGCCCTATGGCTTCGATGGTGTGGGAAAGCCGCTTGGAGAATTGAAATTCTCCGAAGATGCCCTGTATGGCCAAACGAATGATGAAATCGCGTCCCGATTCGAGAACGCTTGGTTCGGTGGAATTCCCTGTCCAGTTCCCGAACAGTATCTCAACGGCATGGACCGTCAACAGAGTGACTTTCGTGAAGGGATCATCAGCTACGCCGCAGGGATGAACACGACACACGGATGGTGGTGGTTCTATCTGTATTCCATGTTAGTAAAACTGCCAACGGGAACGCTCTTTGCGATAGCCGCCAGCCTGCTCTACCTGATCGGTCGCATCTTCGATCGTGACCATCGTTGGTCCATTTCCTTGGATCAAGTTCTTATCGGCTGTGTCGCCGCCGCAATGATTGAGATCACCGCCTACAAGAGTGGTTTTGCACAGCAACACCGATACATTCTTCCATTGTATCCCTTCCTGTTCCTGTTGATCGTCGCGCCGCTGGCACGTCATTACGAGTCAAAGCCAGGCCGGATCGTCAATGCTGGCATCCTCGTGGGACTTCTGGCCACGTTGATTGCATCCATTGGCATCGCACCCCATTGGCTAGGCGCCTTCAATACCGTTTCGGGTGGTACTGAAAATGGCCATTTTCATCTTTTCAACGACGCCACCGACTGGGGCCAAGACAATGATTTGGTCGCGCATTGGATCGCGACCCATCCGCAACATCGTCCACTCAAATTGATCTCCAGTACCGGGCTCGGAATGGGGATCCGAGAGGCCTATCCAGAATTTGCAATGCTGGGCCGGTACAATGATCCCAACCAAAAGTGGTTGATCGTCAGCAAGTCAGACCTCTCTCGCAATCCCAGCCTTCTGCACTCACTTCCAACCGAGCCCATCGAACCGATCGGCGCAAGCCACCTTCTTTTCCGAGTCGACAACGCAGCAGTGCCACCCATCCGATAG
- a CDS encoding dipeptide epimerase has product MGNERRDFLKAVGAASLGTALPWTPCGAEERPAPPPVPVAPAHIGSGKMKLRFRPYQLQLKHTFTVAGSSRNTTPVVLTEIEYEGQTGYGEASMPPYLGESQDSVLQFLSKVNLGQFNDPFMLDDILSYVDSLDEGNRAAKACVDIALHDLIGKLVDMPLYRLWGINPNNTPMTSFTIGIDTPEMVRIKTKEADRFKVLKVKLGGGHDREMIETVRSVTNVPIYVDVNQGWSDKRQALDIIHWLAEQGVEFVEQPLPKTAVDDSAWLTANSPLPIIADEAFQRLGDVAAFKGVYSGINIKLMKSTGLREAHKMITVARAMDMKVMLGCMTETSCAISAAAQLSPLVDWADLDGNLLISNDVFAGVQVVDGKMTLNDLPGIGIRKLKG; this is encoded by the coding sequence ATGGGAAACGAAAGAAGGGATTTTTTAAAAGCCGTGGGAGCAGCTTCCCTGGGAACCGCTTTACCCTGGACCCCGTGTGGCGCAGAGGAACGCCCCGCACCGCCGCCTGTACCGGTCGCTCCGGCTCACATTGGAAGCGGGAAAATGAAGCTCAGATTCAGACCATATCAATTGCAGTTGAAACACACCTTTACCGTCGCGGGGAGCTCCCGGAACACCACCCCCGTGGTGCTTACCGAGATCGAGTACGAGGGACAGACCGGTTATGGAGAAGCATCCATGCCTCCCTATCTGGGAGAGTCACAAGACTCGGTGCTTCAATTTCTGAGCAAGGTGAATCTCGGGCAGTTTAACGATCCGTTTATGCTGGATGATATTCTCTCGTATGTGGACTCGCTCGACGAAGGCAATCGTGCAGCAAAAGCCTGTGTGGATATTGCGCTACATGATCTCATTGGCAAGTTAGTAGACATGCCGCTCTACCGACTCTGGGGGATCAACCCGAACAATACACCGATGACCTCGTTCACCATCGGAATCGACACCCCCGAGATGGTGCGGATCAAAACCAAGGAAGCAGACCGATTCAAAGTACTGAAAGTGAAGTTAGGGGGAGGCCATGACCGGGAGATGATCGAGACGGTGCGTTCGGTAACCAATGTGCCGATCTATGTCGACGTGAATCAGGGATGGAGTGATAAACGCCAAGCCTTGGACATAATCCACTGGCTCGCAGAACAGGGCGTTGAGTTCGTGGAGCAGCCGCTCCCCAAGACTGCCGTGGACGATTCAGCCTGGTTAACAGCCAACAGCCCGCTTCCCATCATTGCCGATGAGGCGTTTCAGCGACTTGGCGATGTGGCCGCCTTCAAAGGGGTGTATTCAGGAATCAATATTAAATTGATGAAGAGCACCGGGTTGCGTGAGGCCCACAAGATGATCACGGTGGCCCGAGCAATGGACATGAAGGTTATGCTAGGTTGCATGACGGAAACCTCCTGCGCGATATCGGCGGCAGCGCAGTTGTCACCGCTGGTGGATTGGGCCGATCTGGATGGCAACCTCCTGATCAGCAACGATGTCTTCGCCGGAGTACAGGTTGTCGATGGCAAGATGACCCTGAATGACTTACCGGGAATCGGCATCCGCAAACTGAAGGGTTGA
- a CDS encoding C40 family peptidase gives MFKSMTLMAFVLLSSCAPPSARSIPALNKLLDSLHQEYVPDDRVALWDVHVHTDEGAMKVLGNLSSKRAFRAVEKALEQQYPEVDNQLKLLPENETGSLVNALVNNSVIQLRREPGSTKELVTQALLGAPVRILKTQRGVSLIQVPDGYLGWAKNGEVHRINHEELAAYRDAEKVIFTPQYGSAYISPDVDSMPVTDLVIGNILCKVSEQSGFTQIQYPDGRLGWVKSSELLPMDEIFHQTASQGKLVKTALKFHGIPYLWGGTSSKNIDCSGLICNIYFMNGIQLPRDASMQTQIGRELTTEFVPDGLEPGDLLFFGKKASREDAERVTHVAMYIGNGEYIHAAGYKERVSINSMDSTQSNFIASYPRIFVRAVRILGEDYEGFRPIPENAFYNEIIGSTEWETKEGIF, from the coding sequence ATGTTCAAGTCCATGACGCTGATGGCATTTGTGTTGCTATCCTCCTGTGCACCTCCCTCAGCTCGAAGCATCCCTGCCCTCAATAAGCTTCTGGATTCTCTGCATCAAGAGTATGTACCGGATGACCGTGTCGCGTTGTGGGACGTTCACGTTCATACCGATGAGGGGGCGATGAAAGTCCTCGGCAATCTATCCAGCAAGAGGGCTTTTCGTGCAGTCGAGAAAGCCTTAGAGCAACAGTACCCTGAGGTGGATAACCAGCTGAAACTCCTTCCAGAGAATGAGACCGGATCGCTCGTCAATGCACTGGTGAATAATTCAGTGATCCAATTGCGCCGCGAACCCGGCAGCACCAAGGAACTTGTGACCCAAGCCCTGTTGGGTGCCCCGGTTCGGATTCTGAAAACGCAGCGAGGAGTTAGTCTGATCCAGGTTCCAGACGGATACCTCGGCTGGGCGAAGAACGGCGAGGTGCACCGCATCAACCACGAGGAACTGGCGGCCTACCGGGACGCCGAAAAGGTCATCTTCACGCCGCAGTATGGATCGGCCTACATCAGCCCGGACGTCGACTCCATGCCGGTGACCGACCTGGTCATCGGGAACATTCTTTGCAAAGTTTCGGAACAGTCTGGATTCACTCAGATCCAATATCCCGATGGACGCTTAGGTTGGGTTAAGAGCAGCGAGCTCCTGCCGATGGATGAAATCTTTCACCAAACCGCCTCGCAGGGAAAGCTCGTTAAGACGGCCCTGAAGTTTCACGGAATTCCCTATCTGTGGGGTGGGACTTCGTCCAAGAACATCGATTGCAGCGGACTGATCTGCAATATCTATTTCATGAATGGGATACAGCTCCCCAGAGATGCAAGCATGCAAACCCAGATCGGCAGGGAACTGACGACCGAGTTTGTTCCAGACGGACTGGAACCGGGTGACCTCCTATTCTTCGGTAAGAAGGCATCGCGAGAAGACGCGGAGCGAGTAACCCATGTGGCCATGTATATTGGAAATGGAGAATATATCCATGCTGCGGGATACAAGGAGCGTGTCAGCATCAACAGCATGGATAGCACGCAATCAAATTTCATTGCGAGCTATCCACGCATTTTTGTGCGAGCAGTCCGGATTCTTGGCGAGGACTACGAGGGGTTCCGGCCCATCCCGGAGAATGCATTTTACAATGAAATTATCGGTAGCACAGAATGGGAAACGAAAGAAGGGATTTTTTAA
- a CDS encoding peptidylprolyl isomerase gives MAQASARHILVETEEVCTDLKEQIEGGKDFGAIAAEFSACPSGKSGGVLGSFRPGQMVPEFDKVVFSGDLNKVHGPVKTQFGYHLIEITSRED, from the coding sequence ATGGCCCAAGCAAGCGCTCGACACATTCTCGTTGAAACCGAAGAAGTCTGTACCGATCTGAAAGAGCAGATTGAAGGCGGTAAGGACTTCGGAGCCATTGCGGCAGAGTTCTCAGCGTGCCCGTCGGGCAAATCCGGTGGAGTGTTGGGATCGTTCCGTCCTGGTCAGATGGTCCCCGAGTTTGACAAAGTCGTCTTCAGCGGCGACCTGAATAAGGTGCATGGGCCCGTGAAAACACAGTTTGGTTATCACTTAATTGAAATCACCAGCCGCGAGGACTAA
- a CDS encoding sulfatase family protein — MVFILSDDHRYDFMSCVDSCPDFLKTPNFDRMANAGAHFRNAFVSTSLCSPSRASILTGRYMHHHGVVDNQRPIPAGTEFFPSHLQHAGYTTAFIGKWHMGHDDDAPRPGFDFWASFRGQGVYTNPVLNINGTQQTFDGYTTDILTDVALDWLKQDHSEDNPYLLYLSYKAVHYPFQPSPRDEHRYRDEAIDYPEKMANTERNYRTQPRWVLDRRYSIHGIDHMETGAFDKDPVPDFDQLFHQYCETVHGLDENIGRVLTALEEAGDMDNTIVIYMGDNGFHLGEHGFYDKRDAFETSIRVPMLALAPGRIAAGTKIDELVQNIDVAPTVLDLCGITLTEEMKFDGRSMQSLWQPRLSSTPPWRDHILYEYHWEWNFPATPTTLAIRTDRFKYVYYHGDWDQDSFYDLQTDPIERHNLIDVPAYQDQIESLRNQLFAELAESGGLNLPIRIPEGERLDQRKRP; from the coding sequence ATTGTTTTCATTCTCAGTGACGATCATCGTTATGATTTCATGAGCTGTGTCGACTCCTGCCCGGATTTTCTGAAGACACCGAATTTCGACCGCATGGCGAACGCAGGAGCCCATTTCCGCAACGCATTTGTCAGCACATCGTTGTGTTCGCCCAGTCGCGCGTCGATATTAACGGGGCGTTACATGCACCATCATGGGGTCGTTGACAACCAACGGCCCATCCCGGCGGGCACAGAGTTCTTTCCGTCGCATCTGCAGCACGCCGGCTACACCACGGCGTTCATAGGCAAGTGGCACATGGGACACGATGACGATGCGCCGCGACCGGGGTTCGATTTCTGGGCGAGCTTTCGTGGGCAGGGGGTGTACACCAATCCCGTTCTCAACATCAACGGCACGCAACAAACGTTCGATGGGTACACGACGGACATCTTGACCGATGTTGCTCTCGATTGGTTGAAGCAAGATCATTCCGAAGACAATCCGTACCTACTGTATTTATCCTATAAAGCTGTCCATTACCCGTTTCAGCCCAGCCCGCGGGATGAACATCGCTACCGAGACGAAGCAATTGACTATCCTGAAAAGATGGCTAACACGGAACGCAACTATCGCACGCAGCCTCGCTGGGTACTCGATCGTCGCTACAGCATCCACGGCATTGATCACATGGAAACGGGAGCGTTTGACAAGGATCCTGTGCCAGACTTTGATCAACTGTTCCACCAATACTGTGAAACAGTCCATGGACTCGACGAGAACATCGGCCGCGTACTGACGGCGTTGGAAGAGGCGGGGGACATGGACAATACGATCGTGATCTACATGGGAGACAACGGCTTCCACCTTGGTGAGCACGGGTTCTACGACAAACGAGATGCGTTCGAGACATCGATTCGTGTCCCGATGCTGGCTTTGGCGCCTGGTCGTATTGCGGCCGGGACGAAGATCGATGAGTTGGTACAGAATATCGACGTCGCCCCCACTGTGCTGGATCTGTGCGGCATCACATTGACCGAAGAAATGAAGTTTGATGGTCGCTCCATGCAGTCATTGTGGCAGCCCCGTCTCAGCTCAACGCCACCCTGGCGCGACCATATTTTGTACGAATATCACTGGGAATGGAATTTCCCGGCAACCCCGACAACGCTTGCGATCCGCACCGACCGATTTAAATATGTCTACTACCACGGCGATTGGGATCAAGACAGCTTCTATGATTTGCAAACCGACCCGATCGAACGACACAATTTAATCGATGTGCCCGCGTACCAGGACCAAATCGAGTCGTTGCGAAATCAGCTTTTCGCGGAACTGGCCGAAAGCGGCGGACTGAACTTGCCCATTCGCATTCCCGAGGGCGAACGGCTCGACCAACGCAAACGCCCCTAG